One window of the Rhizorhabdus dicambivorans genome contains the following:
- the ald gene encoding alanine dehydrogenase codes for MRIGIPKEIKNHEYRVGLTPASVAELVAAGHQVIVQTGAGMGIDFGDQDYRDAGATIAADAAAVFAGADMIVKVKEPQPSEIALLEPRHTLFTYLHLAADKPQAEGLMQSGATCIAYETVTSPSGALPLLKPMSEVAGRMSIQVGAHYLEKEQGGRGVLLGGVPGVAPARVAILGGGVAGVHAAQMAVGQRADVTIYDINNDRLAELDMHFGSQIKTAYASRAAVAAAVAKAHLVIGAVLVPGAAAPKLVTREMLKTMKRGSVMVDIAIDQGGCFETSRPTTHSDPVFEVEGVIHYCVANMPGAVARTSAFALNNATLPFVLKLANLGAEKAMATDRHLAAGLNVSAGKIRHQAVAEALNLPFAG; via the coding sequence ATGCGCATCGGCATTCCGAAGGAAATCAAGAACCACGAATATCGGGTCGGTCTGACCCCGGCTTCGGTGGCCGAGCTGGTCGCCGCCGGCCATCAGGTGATCGTGCAGACCGGCGCCGGCATGGGCATCGATTTCGGGGATCAGGATTATCGGGATGCCGGCGCGACGATCGCCGCCGACGCGGCGGCCGTGTTCGCGGGCGCCGACATGATCGTCAAGGTCAAGGAACCGCAGCCGTCCGAGATCGCGCTGCTGGAACCGCGCCATACACTGTTCACCTATCTCCATCTCGCCGCCGACAAGCCGCAGGCCGAGGGGCTGATGCAGTCGGGCGCGACCTGCATCGCCTATGAAACGGTCACGTCGCCCTCGGGCGCGCTGCCGCTGCTCAAGCCCATGTCCGAGGTGGCGGGGCGCATGTCGATCCAGGTCGGCGCCCATTATCTGGAGAAGGAACAAGGCGGCCGTGGCGTGCTGCTCGGCGGCGTGCCGGGCGTGGCACCCGCGCGGGTCGCGATCCTCGGCGGCGGCGTCGCCGGTGTCCATGCCGCGCAGATGGCGGTCGGCCAGCGTGCCGACGTCACCATCTACGACATCAACAATGATCGCCTCGCCGAACTCGACATGCATTTCGGCAGCCAGATCAAGACCGCCTATGCCTCCAGGGCCGCGGTTGCCGCGGCGGTGGCGAAGGCGCATCTGGTGATCGGCGCGGTGCTGGTGCCGGGCGCCGCCGCGCCCAAGCTGGTGACCCGCGAAATGCTCAAGACGATGAAGCGCGGCTCGGTGATGGTCGACATCGCGATCGACCAGGGCGGCTGCTTCGAGACGAGCCGCCCGACCACCCACAGCGATCCGGTGTTCGAGGTGGAAGGCGTGATCCATTATTGCGTCGCGAACATGCCGGGCGCGGTCGCCCGCACCTCGGCCTTCGCGCTCAACAACGCGACGCTGCCCTTCGTGCTGAAGCTCGCCAATCTGGGCGCCGAGAAGGCGATGGCGACCGACCGGCACCTCGCCGCCGGCCTGAACGTCTCGGCCGGCAAGATTCGCCACCAGGCCGTCGCGGAGGCGCTGAACCTGCCGTTCGCCGGATGA
- a CDS encoding 2'-5' RNA ligase family protein — protein MAAAPIIVSALLAPEDLAWADGLRRAHYPAEHNRLPAHLTLFHHLPPSALDEIRRRLMAEARTTARPAARVARLLALGRGVALGVDSPGLVAIRSRIAEALEGSLTPQDRAAWRPHITVQNKVAASEARALFQDLRSDFRPRPIGITGMALWWYRGGPWEPIAEYRFSRPGRP, from the coding sequence ATGGCCGCCGCCCCGATCATCGTCTCCGCGCTGCTCGCCCCCGAGGACCTCGCCTGGGCCGACGGTCTGCGCCGGGCCCATTACCCGGCCGAACATAACCGGCTGCCCGCGCACCTGACCCTGTTCCACCACCTCCCGCCCTCCGCGCTCGACGAGATAAGGCGCCGGCTGATGGCCGAGGCCAGGACGACGGCGCGGCCGGCAGCGCGGGTGGCCCGGCTGCTGGCGCTGGGGCGGGGCGTCGCGCTGGGCGTCGACAGCCCGGGCCTCGTCGCCATCCGAAGCCGGATCGCCGAAGCGCTGGAGGGAAGTCTGACGCCGCAGGACCGCGCCGCCTGGCGACCGCACATCACCGTGCAGAACAAGGTGGCTGCTTCCGAGGCGCGGGCATTGTTTCAGGACTTGCGCAGCGACTTTCGGCCGCGCCCGATCGGGATCACCGGGATGGCCCTCTGGTGGTATCGCGGCGGCCCATGGGAGCCGATCGCGGAATACAGGTTCAGTCGACCTGGAAGACCTTGA
- the ccmC gene encoding heme ABC transporter permease CcmC, with protein MHIFANPARFLSIARPLTPWAGWAGGLLIAVALVSGLFLTPADYLQGQSVRIMYVHVPAAWLGMAGWSGIAVCSLMQLIWRHPLAAVAARAIALPGALFAAICLITGSLWGRPTWGTYWEWDGRLTSMLVLFFLYLAYIALSSAGAERGSNDRISAIFGVVGAANIPIIHYSVEWWRTLHQGQSIGLGGSKIDPSLLWPLLVSTLGFTLLFAAVVLMRMRAMLAEAKVEARLKRMTAE; from the coding sequence GTGCATATCTTCGCCAATCCCGCCCGCTTCCTGTCGATCGCGCGCCCGCTGACCCCTTGGGCAGGCTGGGCGGGCGGCCTGCTGATCGCGGTGGCGCTCGTTTCGGGCCTGTTCCTGACCCCCGCCGATTATCTGCAGGGGCAGAGCGTGCGGATCATGTACGTCCATGTCCCCGCCGCCTGGCTGGGCATGGCCGGCTGGAGCGGGATCGCGGTCTGCAGCCTCATGCAGCTGATCTGGCGCCATCCGCTCGCCGCCGTTGCGGCGCGGGCGATCGCGCTGCCGGGGGCGCTGTTCGCCGCGATCTGCCTGATCACTGGTTCGCTCTGGGGCCGGCCGACCTGGGGCACCTATTGGGAATGGGACGGACGCCTGACCTCGATGCTCGTCCTCTTCTTCCTCTACCTCGCCTATATCGCGCTCTCCTCCGCCGGGGCCGAACGCGGCAGCAACGATCGCATCTCGGCGATCTTCGGGGTGGTCGGCGCGGCCAATATCCCGATCATCCATTATTCGGTGGAATGGTGGCGCACCCTGCACCAGGGGCAGAGCATCGGCCTGGGTGGGTCGAAGATCGATCCCTCGCTGCTCTGGCCGCTGCTCGTCTCGACCCTGGGCTTCACGCTGCTGTTCGCGGCGGTGGTGCTGATGCGGATGCGGGCGATGCTGGCCGAGGCGAAGGTTGAGGCGCGGCTCAAGCGCATGACGGCGGAATGA
- a CDS encoding heme lyase CcmF/NrfE family subunit has translation MIAEAGLAALWLAAALAALQLVLGWMGVSSQRTDLLAAVRPVAVVQAVLAGISFVTLIWLFVTVDLSVALVAANNASTKPLLYKFAGTWGNHEGSMLMWVTILAVAGGAVALFERRLNERTLIATLSAQAAIGLGFYAFLLFASNPFARLNPAPAEGQGLNPLLQDPGLAFHPPTLYLGYVGLSVAFSFAVGALVTRDVGAAFARAMRPWVLGAWILLTLGITAGSYWAYYELGWGGWWFWDPVENASLMPWLAATALLHSVTVLATREGLRAWTVMLAVVAFSMSMVGTFLVRSGILTSVHAFAVDPRRGTFILALLAIYIGGALALFGFRVGTVREGSRFDAVSREGSLVINNLLLSAILGIVLVGTLYPLVAEAVTGEKLSVGPPYFNSAAGPLALILVAIMAAGPIMRWRRDDLKATLTRLAGPMLLSALVLLAVVLLAPGIGILPLLGLVAAAGVGVASIAPLWGRNLRRTPLYIWGMVVAHLGIAVSMAGMAAESAFTRETLVAGRIGEEHRVGPYSVRLDDVQPIAGPNYTAIEGTVVARRGNGAPFTLHPQTRNFPSPQTETNEAAITTLLDGQLYVVVGRSDDEGRWQLRLWWKPFVTLIWLGGALVAFGGLLSLIGRVRREMRHAPPRETI, from the coding sequence ATGATCGCTGAAGCGGGATTGGCGGCGCTCTGGCTCGCGGCGGCGCTGGCCGCCCTGCAGCTTGTGCTCGGCTGGATGGGGGTGTCGAGCCAGCGGACCGATCTGCTGGCGGCGGTGCGCCCGGTGGCGGTGGTGCAGGCGGTGCTGGCCGGCATCTCCTTCGTCACGCTGATCTGGCTGTTCGTGACGGTCGACCTGTCGGTGGCGCTGGTCGCCGCCAACAATGCCTCCACCAAGCCGCTGCTCTACAAATTCGCCGGCACCTGGGGAAACCACGAAGGCTCGATGCTGATGTGGGTGACGATCCTCGCGGTGGCGGGCGGCGCGGTAGCGCTGTTCGAGCGGCGGCTGAACGAACGCACCCTGATCGCGACGCTCTCCGCCCAGGCGGCGATCGGCCTCGGCTTCTACGCCTTCCTGTTGTTCGCCTCCAATCCCTTCGCCCGGCTCAACCCGGCGCCGGCCGAGGGGCAGGGGCTGAACCCGCTGCTCCAGGATCCCGGCCTCGCCTTCCACCCGCCGACGCTGTACCTCGGCTATGTCGGCCTGTCGGTCGCCTTCTCCTTCGCGGTCGGCGCACTGGTGACGCGCGATGTCGGCGCCGCCTTCGCCCGGGCGATGCGGCCCTGGGTGCTGGGTGCCTGGATATTGCTGACGCTCGGCATCACCGCCGGCAGCTACTGGGCCTATTATGAACTGGGCTGGGGCGGCTGGTGGTTCTGGGACCCGGTCGAGAACGCCTCGCTGATGCCCTGGCTGGCCGCGACCGCGCTGCTCCATTCGGTGACGGTGCTGGCGACGCGCGAGGGGTTGCGCGCCTGGACGGTGATGCTCGCCGTGGTCGCCTTCTCGATGTCGATGGTCGGCACCTTCCTGGTGCGCTCCGGCATCCTCACCTCGGTCCATGCCTTCGCGGTCGATCCCCGGCGCGGCACCTTCATCCTGGCGCTGCTCGCCATCTATATCGGCGGCGCGCTGGCGCTGTTCGGCTTCCGGGTCGGCACGGTGCGCGAAGGATCGCGCTTCGATGCGGTCAGCCGCGAAGGATCGCTGGTCATCAACAATCTGCTGCTCTCGGCGATCCTCGGCATCGTCCTGGTCGGCACGCTCTATCCGCTGGTCGCGGAGGCGGTGACCGGCGAGAAGCTGTCGGTCGGCCCGCCCTATTTCAACAGCGCGGCGGGTCCGCTGGCGCTGATCCTCGTCGCGATCATGGCGGCCGGCCCGATCATGCGCTGGCGCCGCGACGACCTGAAGGCGACGCTGACCCGGCTCGCCGGGCCGATGCTGCTCTCGGCGCTGGTGCTGCTGGCGGTCGTCCTGCTGGCGCCCGGCATCGGCATCCTCCCGCTGCTCGGCCTCGTCGCGGCGGCGGGCGTCGGTGTCGCCAGCATCGCGCCGCTATGGGGCCGCAATCTGCGGCGCACCCCGCTCTATATCTGGGGCATGGTCGTCGCCCATCTCGGCATCGCCGTCAGCATGGCCGGCATGGCCGCCGAGAGCGCCTTCACCAGGGAGACGCTGGTCGCCGGCCGGATCGGCGAGGAGCATCGCGTCGGCCCCTACAGCGTCCGGCTCGACGATGTGCAGCCGATCGCCGGGCCGAACTATACCGCGATCGAGGGAACCGTCGTCGCCCGGCGTGGCAACGGCGCCCCCTTCACGCTGCACCCGCAGACCCGCAACTTCCCCTCGCCGCAGACCGAAACCAACGAGGCGGCGATCACGACGCTCCTCGACGGCCAGCTCTATGTCGTGGTCGGCCGCTCCGACGATGAAGGGCGGTGGCAGCTTCGCCTGTGGTGGAAGCCGTTCGTCACCCTGATCTGGCTGGGCGGCGCGCTGGTCGCGTTTGGCGGCCTGCTGTCGCTGATCGGCCGGGTGCGCCGCGAGATGCGGCACGCGCCGCCCAGGGAGACGATCTGA
- a CDS encoding DMT family transporter: protein MPEPATMHRESQISRGILLRCLAVICFSIMSAAMKWASEDGVAEIEMLFFRSTIGLPVVLAWLALGPGIGVVRTQRPRAHLIRSMIGIIAILLNFGALIRLPLADAVTIGFTAPIFATILSVLLLGEKVGVQRWFAVALGFVGVALIVRPGGMMLDHLGLLMAIGGAVGTAGVTVTIRQLGATEHPGAIVLWFFLASSLVSGVGMLFVAQPHSASAWMALIVAGVAGAGAQVAMTSSLHAAPVSVIAPFDYLQIIWATLIGWLVWTALPDANILLGAALIAASGLYTAWREHRLRRERIAATPPLE from the coding sequence ATGCCCGAACCCGCCACGATGCACCGCGAAAGCCAGATAAGCCGCGGAATCCTGCTGCGCTGCCTGGCGGTGATCTGCTTCTCCATCATGAGCGCCGCGATGAAATGGGCGAGCGAGGATGGCGTCGCCGAGATCGAGATGCTGTTCTTCCGATCGACCATCGGCCTGCCGGTCGTGCTGGCATGGCTCGCGCTGGGGCCCGGCATCGGGGTGGTGCGGACCCAGCGGCCCAGGGCCCACCTGATCCGCTCGATGATCGGCATCATCGCCATCCTGTTGAATTTCGGCGCGCTGATCCGGTTGCCGCTGGCCGACGCGGTCACCATCGGCTTCACCGCGCCGATCTTCGCGACGATCCTGTCGGTGCTGCTGCTGGGGGAGAAGGTGGGCGTGCAGCGCTGGTTCGCCGTCGCGCTGGGCTTTGTCGGTGTCGCCCTGATCGTGCGCCCGGGCGGGATGATGCTCGACCATCTCGGGCTGCTGATGGCGATCGGCGGGGCGGTGGGCACGGCGGGCGTGACGGTGACGATCCGCCAGCTCGGCGCGACCGAGCATCCCGGCGCCATCGTCCTGTGGTTCTTCCTCGCTTCATCCCTGGTGAGCGGCGTGGGCATGCTGTTCGTGGCCCAGCCGCACAGCGCGTCCGCCTGGATGGCGCTGATCGTCGCAGGCGTGGCGGGCGCCGGCGCGCAGGTAGCGATGACCAGTTCGCTTCACGCCGCCCCGGTTTCGGTGATAGCGCCGTTCGACTATCTCCAGATCATCTGGGCGACACTGATCGGCTGGCTGGTGTGGACGGCCCTGCCCGATGCGAACATCCTGCTCGGAGCCGCGCTGATCGCGGCCAGCGGTCTTTACACCGCGTGGCGCGAGCACCGGCTGCGCCGCGAACGGATCGCCGCGACGCCGCCGCTGGAGTGA
- a CDS encoding tetratricopeptide repeat protein: MTGWLIFLGMALIVAAALYRFGRLPRGGVELVAAALLLGVAGYAWQGSPGLSGKPTPPPEASKVPDSAFLHQDDKMLAKVGTDADVMRSAEGLQSQGLNLYAIAIIKAGLAKRPNSPDLWAGLGNAMVIHDGGQMSPAAQLAFQRAEAIAPDHPAPPFFMGLAYAQAGQFDRAEATWRALLDRSPANAPWRPELEQRLIELERLKGQAAQ, translated from the coding sequence ATGACGGGCTGGCTGATCTTCCTGGGCATGGCGCTGATCGTCGCCGCCGCGCTCTATCGCTTCGGGCGCCTGCCCAGGGGCGGGGTCGAGCTGGTCGCCGCCGCGCTGCTGCTCGGCGTCGCCGGCTATGCCTGGCAGGGCAGTCCCGGCCTCTCCGGCAAGCCGACCCCGCCGCCGGAGGCATCGAAGGTCCCCGACAGCGCCTTCCTCCATCAGGACGACAAGATGCTGGCCAAGGTCGGCACCGACGCGGATGTGATGCGCAGCGCGGAAGGGCTGCAGTCGCAGGGGCTCAACCTCTATGCGATCGCGATCATCAAGGCGGGGCTGGCGAAGCGGCCCAACAGCCCCGATCTCTGGGCGGGCCTGGGCAATGCGATGGTGATCCATGACGGCGGACAGATGTCTCCGGCCGCCCAGCTCGCCTTCCAGCGGGCCGAGGCGATCGCGCCCGATCATCCCGCGCCGCCCTTCTTCATGGGCCTCGCCTATGCGCAGGCCGGCCAGTTCGACCGCGCCGAGGCCACCTGGCGCGCACTGCTCGATCGTTCCCCCGCCAATGCGCCCTGGCGCCCGGAACTGGAACAGCGGCTGATCGAGCTGGAAAGGCTCAAGGGCCAGGCAGCGCAGTAA
- a CDS encoding Lrp/AsnC family transcriptional regulator, with product MDRIDRKIIAELARDSAQTSEQLGARVGLSTSAAHRRVKALEKAGVILGYRALLSAEARGNPTTMFVQVTLVDQRQATMLAFEEALARTAQIGEAYLLSGESDYLLKVQVPEGDSYERVHRDVLSALPGVQRLVTQMTLRTLLAGN from the coding sequence ATGGATCGGATCGATCGCAAGATCATCGCCGAACTGGCACGCGATTCGGCGCAGACGAGCGAGCAGCTCGGCGCGCGCGTCGGCCTGTCGACGTCGGCGGCGCACCGGCGCGTCAAGGCGCTGGAGAAGGCGGGCGTGATCCTCGGCTATCGCGCTCTGCTTTCGGCCGAGGCGCGCGGCAATCCGACGACGATGTTCGTCCAGGTCACCCTTGTCGATCAGCGCCAGGCGACGATGCTCGCTTTCGAGGAGGCGCTCGCGCGCACCGCACAGATCGGCGAAGCCTATCTGCTCAGCGGCGAGTCGGATTATCTGCTCAAGGTCCAGGTGCCCGAGGGGGACAGCTATGAGCGGGTCCACCGCGACGTGCTGTCTGCTTTGCCGGGGGTGCAGCGGCTGGTGACGCAGATGACCCTGCGGACCTTGCTCGCCGGAAATTGA
- a CDS encoding heme exporter protein CcmD gives MNHWPFIVAAYALTIIGTIGVVALSFVRMRRAERQADALNRRD, from the coding sequence ATGAATCACTGGCCCTTCATCGTCGCGGCCTATGCGCTCACGATCATCGGCACCATCGGCGTGGTGGCGCTCAGCTTCGTGCGGATGCGCCGCGCGGAGCGGCAGGCCGACGCTCTCAACAGGCGGGACTGA
- a CDS encoding cytochrome c-type biogenesis protein, which produces MVAALLLAFATPVLADSLMPAAKYADEQLADPAKEHQAKVLMETIRCLVCQGQSIADSNAEMAGDMRALIRTRIEAGEKPEAIRAWLIERYGDWVSFKPPLDGLTWPLYLLPALFLGLGLWIVSGRLKRRRKS; this is translated from the coding sequence TTGGTGGCAGCCCTCCTCCTCGCCTTCGCCACCCCCGTCCTTGCCGATTCGCTGATGCCGGCGGCGAAATATGCCGATGAGCAGCTGGCCGATCCGGCCAAGGAGCATCAGGCCAAGGTGCTGATGGAGACGATCCGCTGCCTGGTGTGCCAGGGCCAGTCGATCGCCGATTCCAATGCCGAGATGGCCGGCGACATGCGCGCGCTGATCCGCACCCGGATCGAGGCGGGCGAGAAGCCCGAGGCGATCCGCGCCTGGCTGATCGAGCGCTATGGCGACTGGGTGAGCTTCAAGCCCCCGCTCGACGGGCTGACCTGGCCGCTATACCTGCTGCCGGCGCTGTTCCTCGGCCTGGGGCTGTGGATCGTGAGCGGTCGCCTCAAGCGGCGGAGGAAAAGCTGA
- a CDS encoding potassium transporter Kup: MVVGAIGVVFGDIGTSPLYAFRETFAGHHPLPPDELHILGVLSLIFWSMMLVVTFKYVAIIMRADNKGEGGSLALLALINRQTEGKRWSKGIILLGVFATALFYGDSMITPAISVLSAVEGLTTVEAGFGQWVLPIAVGILIGLFMIQSRGTARVGLLFGPIMLVYFTVLAVLGLWHILGNPAVLVALNPWYAVRFFLEEGHFAFLAMGSVVLAVTGAEALYADMGHFGRKPIGLSWMVFVLPALMLNYLGQGAMILSQDMATALQTIQNPFFLLAPEMLRLPLVILATMATVIASQAVITGAFSVTQQAIQLGFIPRLRITHTSAGSIGQIYIPAINWGLMVMVILLIISFRTSSNLAAAYGIAVTGAMAIDTCLIAVVLVHLWGWNKWLAAPLIGVFALVDLAYFGANLTKVPDGGWFPLLIGFIAFTLLTTWARGRMLMINRLREAAMPVKVFVQSAVNSAVRVPGTAVFMTSQAQGVPHALLHNLKHNKVLHERVILLTVTIADVPYVALENRISHSDLGQGFFRIVINYGFMEDPDVPAVLGATRSCGPAFKMMDTSFFLARQTLLPSEHPGMAVWREKLFSWMLRNAESAMEFFKLPTNRVVELGSQVEI; the protein is encoded by the coding sequence ATGGTGGTCGGCGCGATCGGCGTCGTCTTCGGCGATATCGGCACCAGCCCGCTCTACGCCTTCCGCGAAACCTTCGCCGGGCATCATCCGCTGCCGCCGGACGAACTCCACATCCTCGGCGTCCTCAGCCTGATCTTCTGGTCGATGATGCTGGTGGTGACGTTCAAATATGTCGCGATCATCATGCGCGCCGACAATAAGGGCGAAGGGGGCAGCCTGGCGCTGCTCGCGCTGATCAACCGGCAGACCGAGGGCAAGCGCTGGAGCAAGGGGATCATCCTGCTCGGGGTGTTCGCGACGGCATTGTTCTACGGCGACAGCATGATCACGCCCGCCATCTCGGTGCTGTCGGCGGTCGAGGGGCTGACCACGGTGGAGGCGGGGTTCGGACAATGGGTGCTGCCGATCGCGGTGGGCATATTGATCGGCCTGTTCATGATCCAGTCGCGCGGCACCGCGCGGGTCGGGCTGCTGTTCGGGCCGATCATGCTGGTCTATTTCACCGTGCTGGCGGTGCTGGGGCTCTGGCACATATTGGGCAATCCCGCCGTGCTGGTTGCGCTCAACCCCTGGTATGCGGTGCGCTTCTTCCTGGAGGAGGGTCATTTCGCCTTCCTCGCCATGGGCTCGGTGGTGCTGGCGGTGACGGGCGCCGAGGCGCTCTACGCCGATATGGGCCATTTCGGCCGCAAGCCGATCGGCCTTTCCTGGATGGTCTTCGTGCTCCCCGCGCTGATGCTCAACTATCTGGGGCAGGGCGCGATGATCCTGAGCCAGGACATGGCGACCGCCCTCCAGACGATCCAAAACCCCTTCTTCCTGCTGGCGCCGGAGATGCTGCGCCTGCCGCTCGTCATCCTCGCCACCATGGCGACGGTGATCGCCAGCCAGGCGGTCATCACCGGCGCCTTCTCGGTTACCCAGCAGGCGATCCAGCTTGGCTTCATCCCGCGCCTGCGCATCACCCATACCAGCGCCGGATCGATCGGCCAGATCTACATCCCGGCGATCAACTGGGGACTGATGGTGATGGTGATCCTGCTGATCATCTCGTTCCGCACCTCGTCCAACCTTGCCGCTGCCTATGGCATCGCGGTGACCGGCGCGATGGCGATCGACACCTGCCTGATCGCGGTGGTGCTGGTCCACCTGTGGGGTTGGAACAAGTGGCTGGCGGCGCCGCTGATCGGCGTGTTCGCGCTGGTCGACCTCGCCTATTTCGGCGCCAACCTGACCAAGGTGCCGGATGGCGGCTGGTTCCCGCTGCTGATCGGCTTCATCGCCTTCACCCTGCTCACCACCTGGGCACGGGGGCGCATGCTGATGATCAACCGGCTGCGCGAGGCGGCGATGCCGGTGAAGGTGTTCGTCCAGTCGGCGGTCAACTCGGCGGTGCGGGTGCCGGGGACGGCGGTGTTCATGACCTCGCAGGCGCAGGGCGTGCCGCACGCGCTGCTCCACAACCTCAAGCACAACAAGGTGCTGCACGAGCGGGTCATCCTGCTCACTGTCACCATCGCCGACGTGCCCTATGTCGCGCTCGAGAACCGCATAAGCCACAGCGATCTCGGCCAAGGCTTTTTCCGCATCGTGATCAACTATGGCTTCATGGAGGATCCGGACGTGCCCGCCGTGCTCGGCGCGACGCGCAGCTGCGGGCCCGCGTTCAAGATGATGGACACCAGCTTCTTCCTCGCCCGGCAGACGCTGCTCCCGTCAGAGCATCCCGGCATGGCGGTGTGGCGCGAGAAGCTCTTCTCCTGGATGCTCCGCAACGCCGAAAGCGCGATGGAGTTCTTCAAGCTGCCGACCAACCGCGTCGTGGAACTCGGCAGCCAAGTCGAGATATAG
- the ccmE gene encoding cytochrome c maturation protein CcmE: MALKAKNQRLILALLALAAIVGAALLAMSALKDQAAYFYTPSDAKKDHVETGRAVRLGGMVQKGSIERLPDGVTINFIVTDNAETVPVTFKGIVPDLFKEDSGVVAEGSFQPDGRFVATNILAKHDERYMPPQVAGQMHKTESLDK; encoded by the coding sequence ATGGCACTCAAGGCGAAGAACCAGCGGCTCATCCTGGCGCTGCTCGCGCTGGCCGCGATTGTCGGCGCGGCACTGCTCGCCATGTCGGCGCTCAAGGACCAGGCGGCCTATTTCTATACGCCGAGCGACGCGAAGAAGGACCATGTCGAAACCGGCCGCGCGGTACGGCTCGGCGGCATGGTGCAGAAAGGCTCGATCGAGCGGCTGCCGGACGGCGTGACGATCAACTTCATCGTCACCGACAATGCCGAGACGGTGCCGGTGACCTTCAAGGGCATCGTCCCCGATCTGTTCAAGGAGGATTCGGGCGTGGTGGCGGAGGGCAGCTTCCAGCCCGACGGCCGCTTCGTCGCGACCAACATCCTCGCCAAGCATGACGAGCGCTACATGCCGCCGCAGGTGGCCGGCCAGATGCACAAGACGGAAAGTCTCGACAAATGA
- a CDS encoding DsbE family thiol:disulfide interchange protein, whose product MRRLLIWLPLGMFLVFLVVFAGGLIKPEGRVIPSKLVGKPMPAFALAPALPGKPGLSSAELANGQPHLVNVFASWCVPCIAEAPQLRQLAEAGVPVYGIAIRDRPEDLQRFIERNGDPFRAIGGDPNSSVQIALGSAGVPETFIVDGKGIIRKQHIGAINPEDVPGIMSALGDAK is encoded by the coding sequence ATGCGCCGGCTGCTCATCTGGCTGCCGCTCGGCATGTTCCTGGTCTTCCTGGTCGTGTTCGCGGGGGGACTGATCAAGCCCGAGGGGCGGGTGATCCCGTCCAAGCTGGTCGGCAAGCCGATGCCGGCCTTCGCCCTGGCGCCGGCGCTGCCCGGCAAGCCGGGCCTGTCGAGTGCCGAACTGGCCAATGGCCAGCCGCACCTCGTCAACGTCTTCGCCAGCTGGTGCGTGCCCTGCATCGCGGAGGCGCCGCAGCTGCGTCAGCTCGCCGAGGCGGGCGTGCCGGTATATGGCATCGCGATCCGCGACCGGCCGGAGGATCTGCAGCGCTTCATCGAACGCAACGGCGATCCCTTCCGCGCGATCGGCGGCGATCCCAACAGCAGCGTCCAGATCGCGCTGGGTTCGGCCGGCGTGCCGGAGACGTTCATCGTCGACGGCAAGGGCATCATCCGCAAACAGCATATCGGCGCGATCAACCCGGAGGATGTACCGGGGATCATGTCGGCACTGGGGGATGCGAAATGA